The Platichthys flesus chromosome 10, fPlaFle2.1, whole genome shotgun sequence genome includes a window with the following:
- the jmjd7 gene encoding bifunctional peptidase and (3S)-lysyl hydroxylase JMJD7, which produces MESVKKHLSEFSLEAHDLYLSQSVPYLEQPPDPLHFYRDWIGPNKPCIIRNAVSHWPALSRWTPEYLREKVGSKVISVAVTPNGYADAVSGDRFVMPEERQMTFSSVLDVIEGKGEHSGVFYVQKQCSNLLEELPELGADVEPHVPWMSAALGKLPDAVNFWFGEENAVTSMHKDHYENLYCVISGEKSFILLPPTDRPSIPYGVYQPAVYRQGDDGEFEVIDQSDSEKVPWIPLDPLDPDLERYPQYRRARPVHCSVKAGEMLYLPSLWFHHVRQSHGCIAVNFWYDMEYDIKYNYFQLLEKLCEVTGGT; this is translated from the exons ATGGAGTCGGTGAAGAAACATCTGAGCGAGTTTTCACTGGAGGCTCATG ATCTGTATCTGAGCCAATCAGTTCCGTACCTGGAGCAGCCACCTGATCCGCTGCACTTCTACCGCGACTGGATTGGTCCAAACAAACCCTGCATCATCCGCAATGCTGTCAGCCATTGGCCGGCTCTGTCCAGGTGGACGCCAGAGTACCTGAG gGAGAAggtggggtcaaaggtcatcagTGTGGCGGTGACTCCGAATGGTTACGCGGACGCAGTGAGCGGTGATCGATTCGTGATGCctgaagagagacagatgacTTTCTCTTCTGTCCTCGATGTCATAGAGGGGAAG GGGGAGCACTCCGGTGTGTTCTACGTTCAGAAGCAGTGCTCgaacctgctggaggagctgccgGAGCTCGGGGCCGACGTGGAGCCGCACGTTCCCTGGATGAGCGCCGCGCTCG GAAAGTTACCTGATGCTGTGAACTTCTGGTTCGGAGAAGAGAACGCCGTCACCTCCA tgCACAAAGATCACTATGAGAATCTTTACTGTGTGATATCTGGAGAGAAGAGCTTCATCCTGCTGCCGCCCACAGACCGACCCTCCATCCCTTATG GTGTTTACCAGCCGGCTGTTTATCGCCAGGGAGACGACGGCGAGTTCGAGGTCATCGATCAGAGCGACTCGGAGAAG gtcccATGGATCCCACTGGACCCTCTGGACCCGGACCTGGAGCGGTACCCTCAGTACCGCAGGGCTCGGCCGGTCCACTGCAGCGTGAAGGCCGGAGAGATGCTGTACCTGCCGTCGCTCTGGTTCCACCACGTCCGGCAGTCACACGGCTGCATCGCAg tgaacTTCTGGTACGACATGGAGTACGACATCAAGTACAACTACTTCCAGCTCCTGGAGAAGCTGTGTGAGGTCACAGGGGGGACGTGA
- the fbxo34 gene encoding F-box only protein 34, with protein MFVRCEAAGSEELSRNHPPLLPTNQHAAWRTMMHLKSHPKLMRSSLHVDAAGGQTSQRSSLFVGQQGELLKISSSRLPFGVISTNTLCCINTTSGSSVASLRPKPSCSAALQLLSPPPPGCENDTRRLYQTASEDTETLDIWTVIKPGHVREKIAVFASEGGGTEAGGGESSSCSSSGFWDGKLPASCPARSIKAKGSREEKSGAKRRRRSGSSHRQRTRVLDPQQPPPEPQRCSSTQRSEVGQHDGEEVTEEEQQKVSVVEMVAFLEQRTSEQQIDSKPALSVQRSSTSITLLRPREGSEVRGEELESISVTDMVAKLESEGLRRRRREGELSRSNSLRRTVGRVLLAAGDQSSAPSRPASVTLSMTSSASASSLPGAQSPISCSMTPFRDTCLSCDHAPSPFSGEAGGVGGGSVTETEPPPGLLFLNLLPVVESHPPPPPTEPRPPAVGYSPNPDSQSDTRGRRKADGCQEEEVAGLSLCSEAVPPSRRASASHDFLEMRQRLQQLLEPQPYLVVLPHHLLLRLLRLLPTQSLAALKCCCRYFRFLIDHYGVRPADSLWVSDPRYSDDPCKQCKRRTGRGDVSLCRWHHKPFCQALPYGPGYWMCCHGAHRDAPGCNVGLHDNRWVPAFHSINVPIYRRSLMDH; from the exons ATGTTTGTGagatgtgaagctgcaggatCAGAGGAGCTGTCCAGGAACCACCCCCCACTACTGCCAACCAATCAGCACGCAGCCTGGAG GACCATGATGCATCTGAAGTCACATCCGAAGCTCATGCGCTCCTCCTTGCATGTGGACGCGGCCGGTGGTCAGACATCCCAGAGGAGCAGTCTGTTTGTGggccagcagggggagctgctGAAGATCAGTAGCAGCCGGCTTCCGTTCGGTGTCATCTCGACCAACACACTTTGTTGTATCAACACAACCAGCGGCAGCAGTGTGGCTTCGCTGCGGCCGAAGCCGTCATGCAGCGCcgccctgcagctcctctcccccccGCCTCCAGGCTGCGAGAACGACACACGCAGACTCTACCAGACCGCCAGCGAGGACACGGAGACGCTGGACATCTGGACCGTCATCAAGCCTGGACATGTCCGAGAGAAGATCGCCGTGTTTGCATCAGAGGGAGGAGGCACAGAGGCGGGGGGCGGTGaaagctcctcctgcagcagctcgggCTTCTGGGACGGGAAGCTGCCGGCGTCGTGTCCGGCACGCAGCATCAAGGCGAAGGGCAGCCGGGAGGAGAAGAGCGGCGCCAAGCGACGCCGCAGGTCCGGAAGCAGTCACCGCCAGAGGACCCGAGTCCTGGATCCTCAGCAACCACCTCCTGAACCTCAGCGCTGCAGTTCaactcagaggtcagaggtcgggcAGCATGACGGtgaggaggtgacggaggaggagcagcagaaggtGTCAGTAGTGGAGATGGTGGCGTTCCTGGAGCAGAGGACGAGCGAGCAGCAGATAGACAGTAAACCTGCTCTCTCTGTCCAGAGGAGCTCCACCTCCATCACGCTCCTCAGACCCAGGGAGGGCTCCGAGGTCCgaggggaggagctggagagcatCAGCGTGACGGACATGGTGGCCAAGCTGGAGTCGGaggggctgaggaggaggaggagggagggagagctgtCGAGGAGCAACAGCCTGAGAAGGACGGTGGGACGAGTCCTGCTCGCCGCTGGGGACCAGAGCTCCGCCCCCTCGCGTCCAGCATCCGTGACACTGtcaatgacatcatcagccTCTGCATCATCACTGCCGGGAGCTCAGAGTCCAATCAGCTGCTCAATGACCCCGTTCAGAGACACCTGCCTGAGCTGTGACCACGCCCCCTCGCCCTTCTCGGGTGAGgctgggggggttggggggggcagTGTCACAGAGACCGAGCCTCCGCCCGGCTTGTTGTTTTtgaatctgcttcctgttgttgagtcacatcccccccctccccccacagagCCCCGCCCCCCTGCCGTAGGTTACTCTCCTAACCCTGACAGCCAATCGGATACCAGGGGGAGGAGAAAGGCCGACGGGTGTCAGGAAGAGGAGGTCGCAGGTTTGAGTCTCTGCTCTGAGGCCGTGCCGCCGAGCCGCCGGGCCTCGGCGTCACATGACTTCCTGGAGATGCGtcagcggctgcagcagctgctggagccgcAGCCCTACCTGGTGGTGCTGCCTCACCACCTGCTGCTGAGGCTCCTCCGCCTGCTGCCCACCCAGAGCCTCGCCGCGCTCAAGTGCTGCTGCCGCTACTTCCGCTTCCTCATCGACCACTACGGCGTCCGGCCGGCCGACTCGCTGTGGGTGTCCGACCCCCGCTACAGCGACGACCCCTGCAAGCAGTGCAAGAGGAGGACGGGCCGGGGGGACGTGTCCCTGTGCCGCTGGCACCACAAACCGTTCTGCCAGGCGCTGCCGTACGGGCCCGGCTACTGGATGTGTTGCCATGGCGCCCACAGGGATGCGCCTGGCTGCAACGTGGGTCTCCATGACAACCGCTGGGTGCCAGCGTTCCACAGCATCAACGTTCCGATCTACAGGAGAAGCCTCATGGACCACTGA
- the lgals3b gene encoding galectin-3b gives MDLSDALGGGGPSWPGQPNPTWPGGSTAEGGGVWPGGNPSQQPTAPGGWPSSAPGPVPGPGGWPSSAPGPVPGPGGWPSSAPGPVPGPGGWPSAAQGPGPVPGGWPSPAQGPGPGPGGWPSPALGPGPTFPSTPQQNLSVPYNQNLPNGVYDKLLITIAGTVKQNAYRFSVDLFASKDLAFHFNPRFDDSRKKVIVRNSCIGGSWGKEERELKHFPFVQGQAFEIKIMCTNTEFKVAVNNSHLLEFKHRVRDLRSINNISINSDLTLSKVHMETVS, from the exons ATGGAT ctcagCGACGCTCTTGGAGGGGGGGGTCCCAGCTGGCCAG GTCAGCCCAACCCCACCTGGCCCGGAGGTTCAACTGCAGAAGGAGGAGGCGTGTGGCCCGGAGGTAACCCTTCACAGCAACCCACTGCACCTGGAGGATGGCCCAGTTCTGCACCTGGACCAGTCCCTGGACCTGGAGGATGGCCCAGTTCTGCACCTGGACCAGTCCCTGGACCTGGAGGATGGCCCAGTTCTGCACCTGGACCAGTGCCTGGACCTGGAGGATGGCCTAGTGCTGCACAGGGACCTGGACCTGTACCTGGAGGATGGCCCAGCCCTGCACagggacctggacctggacctggaggaTGGCCCAGTCCTGCACTGGGACCTGGACCCACCTTCCCGTCTACTCCTCAGCAGAATCtg TCGGTTCCGTACAATCAGAATCTTCCAAATGGAGTTTATGACAAACTGCTGATCACCATCGCTGGAACCGTCAAACAGAACGCTTACAG GTTCAGCGTGGATCTGTTCGCGTCCAAGGATTTGGCGTTTCACTTCAACCCTCGCTTCGATGACTCCAGGAAGAAGGTGATCGTCAGAAACAGCTGCATCGGAGGGAGTTGGggcaaagaggagagggagctgaAACACTTCCCCTTCGTCCAGGGACAGGCGTTCGAG ATTAAGATCATGTGCACCAACACAGAGTTTAAAGTGGCCGTCAACAACTCTCACCTGCTGGAATTCAAACACCGGGTCCGCGACCTCCGATCCATCAACAACATCAGCATCAACTCTGACCTCACCCTGTCCAAGGTCCATATGGAGACTGTGTCCTGA